The sequence ATATATATCGTCGACAACGCCGCGTAGTTTAATGATGTCTTCGCTACCAATAACGGCTTCGACATTAGGAGCGTTGTTGTTATTTCCGACATACTTCGCGACAATAGCTTTCTCCTCGTCACGCGTAGGATACCCTATCGTTACTTTCATCATGAAACGGTCTGTTTGCGCCTCTGGAAGAGGATAAGTTCCCTCCTGCTCTATAGGGTTCTGCGTGGCAAGGACAAGGAACGGATTGCCGGTAGCAAATGCTTCGCCGCCTATGGTAACTTGTTTTTCCTGCATGACCTCAAGAAGAGCAGACTGCACCTTCGGTGGCGCGCGGTTAACCTCATCAGCAAGGACGATATTGGTGAAAACAGGGCCTTTTTTCACTGAAAACGTCCCTTCTTTTGGGTTGTAAATCGATGTGCCAATAAGATCAGCAGGAAGGAGGTCAGGAGTAAACTGTATCCTCTTGAAATCACACGATATCGTCCGCGCCAATGTATTAACGGCAAGCGTCTTCGCCAGACCAGGCAGCCCTTCAAGAAGAATATGTCCATCGGCAAGAAGGGCAATAAGAAGCCTGTCAATAAGGGCGCTCTGTCCTATTAT comes from Waddliaceae bacterium and encodes:
- a CDS encoding MoxR family ATPase — encoded protein: MTTEVEERNVAVQEHCGIITAIREEMGKAIIGQSALIDRLLIALLADGHILLEGLPGLAKTLAVNTLARTISCDFKRIQFTPDLLPADLIGTSIYNPKEGTFSVKKGPVFTNIVLADEVNRAPPKVQSALLEVMQEKQVTIGGEAFATGNPFLVLATQNPIEQEGTYPLPEAQTDRFMMKVTIGYPTRDEEKAIVAKYVGNNNNAPNVEAVIGSEDIIKLRGVVDDIYVDDKITEYILDIVFATRTPKAFGVDIEGLLDFGASPRATLTMTQAAKAHAFLNGRGYVTPHDVKSVGRDVLRHRLRLSYEAEAEEITSDDIIDRIFATILVP